The following coding sequences lie in one Sphingobium sp. KCTC 72723 genomic window:
- a CDS encoding DUF190 domain-containing protein, producing the protein MNEQAKLLRIYTDEAAYFGDRKVFEVVATRARDAKVAGVTVLQALIGFGRSAHVHRRHVLEDDQSLVIEIVDEDARLRAFVASLADVTGIGLMTLEVVEIVGGEAASFAPSDTPGEAQ; encoded by the coding sequence ATGAACGAACAAGCAAAATTGCTGCGCATCTACACCGACGAAGCCGCTTACTTCGGCGATCGCAAGGTATTCGAAGTGGTTGCGACGCGCGCGCGTGACGCCAAAGTGGCCGGGGTGACGGTGCTTCAGGCATTGATCGGCTTTGGCCGATCAGCACATGTCCACCGCCGTCATGTCCTCGAAGATGATCAGTCGTTGGTTATCGAGATCGTGGATGAGGATGCAAGGCTCCGTGCCTTCGTGGCCTCGCTCGCCGATGTGACCGGGATTGGCCTCATGACCCTGGAAGTCGTCGAGATCGTGGGGGGCGAAGCTGCAAGCTTCGCCCCGAGCGACACGCCGGGAGAGGCGCAATGA
- a CDS encoding heavy metal translocating P-type ATPase has product MTEKLRLELPLLLPEVDDTADGCVARLVANLSAREGVLDAHIVAAEGDVPAKLCVHYDPDFLSLPRIRELAQSEGAKITERFGHLRWNVEGLSNQRRARTVAERLLRAPGIVEADASAAGVVRLDFDREAISESDVRRLLGEMGLGVRAEPGRAPSLPAAAGAADAHAGHAHGDEKGHEGHDHGAGKEGEGHDHAHGGMIFGANTEIIFAILCGLFAAVGFGVEKLTSAPTWIPMAAYILAYGLGGYFTLREAIDNLRMKRFEIDTLMLVAAGGAAALGAWAEGALLLFLFSMGHSLEHYAMGRAKRAIEALAELAPQTALVRRDGQTREIPVEELAVGDIAIVKPNERMPADGFVVVGTSSVNQAPVTGESMPVDKRPVDDPAGAAAQPDKVAAAHRIFAGTINGAGAIEVQVSRLSKDTTLAKVVQMVGEAEAQKSPTQRFTDRFERIFVPAVLALVVLLLFAWVVIDEPFRDSFYRAMAVLVAASPCALAIATPSAVLSGIARAARGGVLVKGGGPLENLGTLRAIAFDKTGTLTEGRPQITDVIPADGATEADLLRIAIAVESLSDHPLAAAVASGGRARLGEVGIPAATDLRSITGRGVQAMVEGEAVHIGSPKLFGEVDGAPLPEGLRDAGVKLEEMGRTTMIVRRGERYLGVIGLMDTPRAAAVATLARLRELGITRMIMISGDNQRVADAIAKQVGLDEAWGDLMPEDKVEAIKKLKAQDKVAMVGDGVNDAPAMANATVGIAMGAAGSDVALETADVALMADDLAHLPFAVGLSRQTSRIIRQNLYMSLGVVAVLLPATILGLGIGPAVLAHEGSTLVVVFNALRLLAFKDRDNV; this is encoded by the coding sequence ATGACCGAAAAACTGCGCCTGGAATTGCCGCTCCTCTTGCCCGAAGTCGATGACACGGCCGATGGCTGTGTGGCGCGTCTGGTGGCCAATCTAAGCGCGCGGGAAGGTGTTCTCGACGCACATATCGTCGCGGCGGAAGGCGATGTACCGGCAAAGCTTTGTGTCCATTACGACCCGGATTTCCTATCCTTGCCGCGTATTCGTGAACTCGCGCAAAGCGAGGGCGCGAAGATCACAGAGCGATTTGGACATCTGCGCTGGAACGTCGAAGGGCTCTCCAACCAGCGCCGCGCGCGGACCGTCGCGGAACGACTGCTCCGCGCTCCTGGTATCGTCGAGGCCGATGCGTCTGCTGCCGGCGTGGTGCGGTTGGACTTCGACCGTGAAGCAATCTCGGAGAGCGATGTTCGTCGTCTGCTTGGGGAAATGGGCCTCGGCGTCCGTGCCGAGCCGGGAAGGGCGCCATCATTGCCCGCGGCGGCGGGCGCTGCCGACGCCCATGCCGGCCATGCTCATGGCGATGAAAAGGGTCATGAGGGGCATGACCATGGCGCGGGCAAAGAAGGCGAGGGCCATGATCACGCGCATGGCGGGATGATATTCGGCGCAAACACCGAGATAATCTTCGCGATACTGTGCGGTCTGTTCGCAGCGGTCGGTTTCGGCGTCGAAAAGCTCACCAGCGCTCCGACCTGGATACCGATGGCTGCCTACATTCTGGCCTATGGCTTGGGCGGCTATTTCACGCTTCGTGAGGCGATCGACAATCTGCGCATGAAGCGGTTCGAGATCGATACGCTCATGCTCGTTGCCGCCGGCGGCGCGGCCGCGCTGGGTGCCTGGGCGGAAGGCGCGCTGCTGCTGTTCCTGTTCAGCATGGGGCATTCGCTCGAACATTATGCGATGGGCCGAGCCAAGCGTGCCATCGAGGCGCTCGCCGAACTCGCGCCTCAGACCGCGCTGGTACGGCGGGACGGGCAAACCCGGGAAATCCCTGTCGAGGAGCTTGCGGTCGGCGACATCGCGATCGTCAAGCCCAACGAACGCATGCCGGCCGATGGGTTCGTGGTGGTCGGCACCTCAAGCGTCAACCAGGCGCCGGTCACCGGCGAGAGCATGCCGGTGGACAAGCGACCGGTCGACGATCCCGCGGGCGCTGCGGCACAGCCTGACAAGGTTGCGGCGGCGCATCGGATCTTTGCAGGGACAATCAACGGCGCGGGCGCGATCGAGGTGCAGGTCTCCCGCCTGTCCAAGGACACCACGCTTGCCAAGGTCGTGCAGATGGTCGGCGAAGCTGAGGCGCAAAAGTCGCCGACCCAGCGCTTCACCGACCGCTTCGAGCGGATCTTCGTGCCCGCTGTCCTGGCGCTCGTCGTGCTGCTGCTGTTTGCCTGGGTGGTGATCGACGAACCCTTCCGTGACAGCTTCTATCGCGCCATGGCGGTGCTGGTGGCTGCCAGTCCCTGCGCACTCGCGATCGCGACGCCCAGCGCCGTGCTCTCGGGAATTGCGCGGGCCGCGCGCGGTGGCGTTCTGGTCAAGGGAGGCGGGCCACTCGAGAATCTCGGCACCCTTCGCGCTATCGCCTTCGACAAGACTGGCACGCTGACCGAAGGTCGGCCGCAGATTACCGATGTTATTCCCGCCGACGGCGCCACCGAAGCGGATTTGCTGCGCATTGCCATCGCCGTTGAGAGCCTGAGCGATCATCCGCTCGCCGCCGCCGTTGCTTCTGGCGGTCGTGCGCGGCTCGGCGAGGTGGGGATTCCGGCCGCTACCGACCTGCGCAGCATCACGGGTCGGGGTGTCCAGGCGATGGTCGAAGGCGAGGCGGTCCATATCGGCAGTCCCAAATTATTTGGAGAGGTCGACGGTGCTCCGTTGCCGGAAGGGCTGCGCGATGCCGGTGTGAAACTTGAGGAGATGGGCCGGACAACGATGATCGTCCGCAGGGGCGAGCGCTATCTTGGCGTGATCGGGCTGATGGACACGCCCCGCGCCGCTGCCGTCGCGACACTCGCCCGGCTGCGCGAGCTCGGTATTACCCGCATGATCATGATCTCGGGCGACAACCAGCGTGTCGCCGACGCGATCGCCAAGCAGGTGGGCCTGGATGAGGCCTGGGGCGATCTCATGCCCGAGGACAAGGTCGAGGCCATCAAGAAGCTGAAGGCGCAGGACAAGGTTGCGATGGTCGGTGACGGTGTCAACGATGCGCCGGCGATGGCCAATGCGACCGTGGGTATTGCTATGGGAGCGGCAGGATCGGATGTCGCGCTCGAAACGGCAGACGTTGCTCTGATGGCCGATGATCTCGCGCATTTGCCGTTCGCGGTTGGGCTCAGCCGGCAGACGAGCCGGATTATTCGCCAGAATCTTTATATGAGCCTTGGTGTCGTCGCTGTGTTGCTGCCGGCAACGATCCTTGGGCTCGGAATCGGTCCGGCGGTCCTTGCGCATGAAGGATCGACGCTGGTCGTCGTGTTCAATGCGTTGCGGCTGCTTGCCTTCAAGGATCGAGACAATGTTTGA
- a CDS encoding ZIP family metal transporter yields the protein MLALQYTLIPVLAVILGSIWASWRQPSPGFVSAMQHLAAGVVFAAAAAEILPQVMHEASPLATFMGGALGVAVMLSLKGLEGRTKGPVAMLGAIGIDILIDGLVLGLAFIAGAKAGLLLTIALTLEVLFLGLTVTAELGETVRSRRKVIAITFGLALLLPVGALVATPVATFSPVVIAGFLSFGLMALLYLVTEELLVEAHERPDSPLISAMFFVGFLGLLLIEEIIG from the coding sequence ATGCTGGCGCTGCAATACACGCTCATTCCCGTGCTGGCGGTGATCCTGGGCTCGATATGGGCGAGCTGGCGCCAGCCGAGCCCCGGGTTCGTCAGCGCCATGCAGCATCTGGCCGCTGGCGTGGTGTTCGCGGCCGCCGCCGCGGAAATATTGCCGCAGGTCATGCACGAAGCATCTCCGTTGGCGACCTTCATGGGCGGTGCGCTCGGGGTCGCTGTCATGCTGTCGCTCAAAGGCCTGGAAGGACGGACCAAGGGGCCGGTGGCGATGTTGGGCGCGATCGGCATCGACATTCTCATCGATGGACTGGTGCTCGGGCTGGCATTCATCGCAGGCGCCAAAGCCGGCCTTCTGTTGACGATCGCGCTCACGCTCGAAGTGCTGTTCCTCGGATTGACGGTGACAGCCGAACTCGGGGAGACGGTGCGCTCCAGGCGCAAGGTGATCGCCATCACGTTCGGATTGGCGTTGCTCCTTCCGGTTGGCGCACTGGTCGCGACCCCGGTCGCTACCTTTTCGCCCGTGGTGATCGCGGGCTTCCTGAGTTTCGGCCTTATGGCCCTGCTGTATCTCGTCACCGAGGAGCTGTTGGTCGAGGCCCATGAGCGGCCCGACAGCCCACTGATCAGCGCGATGTTCTTCGTCGGCTTCCTGGGCTTGCTGCTCATCGAGGAGATTATTGGTTAG
- a CDS encoding efflux RND transporter permease subunit, producing the protein MIANLMALSVRARWAVVLLFLVIAGFGAWQLTKLPIDAVPDITNNQVQINTVERGLSPIEIEKRVTFPIETALAGIPGLETTRSLSRNGFSQVSAIFTDKTDLYFARQQVSERLTQARDTLPEGVQPQIGPVTTGLGEVLMYSVDFANPGGKGATVRNGQPGWQSDGSFLTPEGARLTDEVGRAAYLRTVQDWIIRPQLRTVKGVAGIDSIGGYAKQYIVEPDPVKLSSYGISYSELAKALEASNLAVGANYFNRGGEAFLLRADARIRDIDEIADAIVATRGGLPIAVKDVANVKIGGELRTGAASQNGHEAVIGTALMLIGENSRVVARNVGERLDGIGKSLPPGIKVTTVLDRSKLVNATVATVQRNLIEGAILVAAALFLLLGNVRAAIIAVLIIPFSFLMMAIGMNAFRVPGNLMSLGALDFGLIVDGAVIIIENCLARLAHRQEHEGRLLNLRERLEETMRASQEMIKPTVFGQGIILLAFAPLLMFTGVEGKTFSPMAITIMLALVAAFILALTFVPAMVALLIRGKVSEKEVWIIAKTKARYAPLLHKAVAKPWPFIGAGFAFFAASALVFGFLGQEFIPQLDEKNVALASTRVPSVSLERSLEMQREVEKAVASLPEVEVMFSKTGTAEVATDPMPPNISDGFVILKPQEEWPEGVNTKADVLKRIEEKSGAKIGNAFEVSQPIQLRFNELIAGVRGDVAIKLYGDDLDKMGVTAQEIVRALQTVPGAADVKAEQTSGSPTLDVKFDRAAIARYGLTIEEVADTVAAAMGGREAGLLFEGDRRFEVTVRVPAATRESLDALAALPVLLPQEAGGHRGSVPLSQVAQFRFSEGLNQISRENGKRRVVIQANVRGRDVGSFVAEAQAKVDKLALPSGSYLEWGGQFQNLQAASQRLAIVVPLCFLAIFGLLYMALGGLARAASVFLAVPLGLAGGVFTLWLTGISFSVSAAVGFICLAGVAVLNGLVVMTAIREKLEAGVELSRAIIEGTFEKVRPVIMTGFVPAIGFVPMALAHGTGAEVQKPLATVVIGGLIAATILTLLVLPAISKVVLGLGERIGRRPAKQHDEEAPNASPATA; encoded by the coding sequence GCAGGTCAGCGAACGGCTGACACAGGCACGCGATACGCTTCCCGAAGGTGTCCAGCCGCAGATTGGTCCGGTCACGACGGGCCTTGGCGAAGTGCTGATGTATTCGGTCGATTTCGCCAATCCCGGCGGGAAAGGCGCGACCGTTCGCAACGGCCAGCCGGGCTGGCAGTCGGATGGCAGTTTTCTGACCCCGGAAGGCGCGCGGCTGACCGACGAGGTGGGCCGTGCCGCCTATTTGCGCACGGTACAGGATTGGATCATCCGTCCGCAGCTTCGCACCGTAAAGGGCGTCGCCGGCATCGACTCGATTGGCGGCTACGCCAAGCAATATATCGTCGAGCCCGATCCGGTGAAGCTGTCCTCCTACGGCATCTCCTATTCCGAACTCGCCAAGGCGCTGGAGGCATCGAACCTCGCAGTCGGCGCCAACTACTTCAATCGCGGCGGTGAGGCGTTCCTGCTCCGCGCGGACGCGCGCATTCGCGATATCGACGAGATTGCCGACGCCATTGTCGCGACCCGTGGCGGCTTGCCGATCGCGGTCAAGGACGTCGCCAATGTGAAGATCGGCGGCGAGTTGCGCACGGGCGCTGCGAGCCAGAACGGCCATGAAGCCGTCATCGGCACCGCGTTGATGCTGATCGGCGAGAATAGCCGCGTCGTCGCGCGCAATGTCGGGGAGAGACTGGACGGGATTGGCAAGTCGCTGCCGCCAGGGATCAAGGTGACGACGGTCCTCGACCGATCGAAGCTCGTCAATGCGACCGTTGCCACGGTTCAAAGGAATCTGATCGAAGGCGCGATCCTGGTCGCGGCCGCGCTGTTCCTGCTGCTCGGCAATGTCCGCGCGGCGATCATCGCAGTCCTCATCATTCCCTTCTCTTTCCTGATGATGGCGATCGGCATGAATGCCTTTCGCGTGCCGGGTAACCTCATGAGCCTCGGCGCCCTCGACTTCGGCCTGATCGTCGATGGCGCGGTGATCATCATTGAAAACTGCCTGGCGCGGCTCGCCCACCGCCAGGAGCATGAAGGCCGGTTGCTCAACCTGCGCGAACGTCTCGAAGAGACGATGCGGGCGTCCCAGGAGATGATCAAGCCGACGGTGTTCGGCCAGGGCATCATCCTGCTCGCTTTTGCACCGCTGCTCATGTTCACCGGTGTGGAAGGCAAGACCTTCTCGCCAATGGCCATCACGATCATGCTCGCATTGGTCGCGGCGTTCATCCTTGCGCTCACCTTCGTACCGGCGATGGTTGCGCTCCTGATCCGAGGCAAGGTCTCGGAAAAGGAGGTCTGGATCATCGCCAAGACCAAGGCGCGCTATGCGCCGTTGCTGCACAAAGCGGTGGCAAAGCCATGGCCGTTCATCGGCGCCGGCTTCGCTTTCTTCGCGGCGTCGGCATTGGTCTTCGGCTTCTTGGGACAGGAGTTCATCCCCCAGCTCGACGAGAAGAATGTCGCGCTTGCCTCGACCCGCGTCCCCTCCGTGTCGCTTGAGCGGTCACTGGAGATGCAGCGCGAGGTCGAAAAGGCAGTCGCCAGCCTGCCCGAAGTTGAGGTCATGTTCTCGAAAACCGGCACGGCGGAGGTAGCGACCGACCCGATGCCGCCGAACATTTCCGACGGCTTTGTGATCCTCAAACCACAGGAAGAATGGCCTGAAGGCGTCAACACGAAGGCCGACGTGCTCAAGCGGATCGAAGAAAAGTCCGGCGCGAAGATCGGCAATGCCTTCGAGGTCAGCCAGCCCATCCAGCTCCGCTTCAACGAGCTGATCGCGGGCGTGCGTGGCGATGTCGCGATCAAGCTCTATGGCGATGATCTCGACAAGATGGGCGTCACTGCGCAGGAAATCGTTCGTGCGCTCCAGACCGTTCCCGGCGCTGCGGACGTAAAGGCAGAACAAACCAGCGGTTCGCCAACGCTCGACGTGAAGTTCGATCGTGCGGCGATCGCGCGTTACGGCCTGACCATCGAGGAAGTCGCCGACACGGTTGCGGCCGCGATGGGCGGGCGTGAGGCGGGTTTGCTCTTTGAGGGCGATCGGCGCTTCGAGGTGACCGTGCGCGTACCGGCGGCCACGCGCGAAAGCCTCGATGCCCTGGCCGCGCTTCCTGTCCTGCTTCCCCAGGAAGCCGGCGGACACAGGGGTTCCGTACCTCTCTCGCAGGTCGCGCAGTTCCGGTTCAGCGAAGGTCTGAACCAGATCAGCCGCGAGAATGGCAAGCGGCGCGTCGTCATCCAGGCCAATGTGCGCGGTCGTGACGTCGGTTCCTTCGTCGCCGAGGCCCAGGCCAAGGTCGACAAGCTGGCCTTGCCATCGGGCTCCTATCTGGAGTGGGGTGGCCAGTTCCAGAACCTGCAAGCGGCGTCGCAGCGTCTCGCGATCGTCGTGCCCCTGTGTTTTCTTGCCATATTCGGTCTGCTCTACATGGCGCTCGGCGGTCTTGCCCGGGCCGCGTCGGTGTTTCTCGCGGTGCCTTTGGGCCTTGCGGGCGGCGTTTTCACCCTCTGGCTGACAGGCATATCCTTCTCCGTTTCCGCCGCGGTCGGATTTATCTGTCTTGCGGGGGTCGCGGTCCTGAACGGTCTCGTCGTGATGACCGCGATCCGGGAGAAGCTGGAGGCGGGCGTCGAGTTGAGCCGGGCCATCATCGAGGGCACGTTCGAGAAGGTGCGGCCCGTCATCATGACCGGGTTCGTGCCGGCGATTGGCTTCGTACCGATGGCGCTCGCGCACGGCACCGGCGCCGAGGTGCAGAAACCGCTCGCTACCGTCGTGATCGGCGGTTTGATCGCGGCGACGATCCTGACCCTGCTGGTGCTGCCTGCCATTTCCAAGGTTGTATTGGGCTTGGGCGAGCGGATCGGTCGCCGGCCTGCAAAACAGCACGATGAAGAGGCCCCGAATGCCTCGCCAGCAACGGCCTGA
- a CDS encoding SRPBCC family protein, protein MFEVEHVTCLSTSPLRVWTAVSDLGGFARWHPFIRLSGVAAEGSAIGYTFNTTFLRKPLTAPATITRFRKPAEIGWKTGMRGLLMLEEAYRIDEISSGTEIRHTTRCWGLVSILAARKMKGHILGSMKESDRALERYLRPGSPAARPLSRGDRRVAKRKAH, encoded by the coding sequence ATGTTTGAGGTTGAGCATGTGACGTGCCTGTCGACGTCACCGCTGCGTGTGTGGACGGCGGTGTCCGACCTTGGCGGCTTTGCGCGGTGGCACCCGTTCATCCGGCTGTCGGGCGTTGCTGCGGAAGGAAGCGCGATCGGGTACACGTTCAACACCACCTTCCTGCGCAAGCCCCTGACGGCGCCGGCGACGATCACGCGCTTCCGCAAACCCGCGGAAATCGGCTGGAAGACCGGGATGCGGGGCCTGCTGATGCTTGAGGAAGCCTATCGGATCGACGAGATTTCCTCTGGGACTGAGATCCGTCACACCACGCGCTGCTGGGGCCTCGTTTCGATTCTGGCTGCGCGCAAGATGAAAGGTCACATCCTGGGCAGCATGAAGGAATCGGACCGGGCTCTCGAGCGCTACCTCAGACCCGGCTCGCCGGCGGCGCGCCCGCTTTCGCGCGGTGATCGCCGTGTTGCCAAACGGAAGGCTCATTAA